A DNA window from Daucus carota subsp. sativus chromosome 3, DH1 v3.0, whole genome shotgun sequence contains the following coding sequences:
- the LOC108213504 gene encoding chlorophyll synthase, chloroplastic-like → MLNDWYDREIDAINEPYRPIPSGVISENEVITHIWVLLLGGLGLAGILDVWAGHTFPIMFYLALGGSFISYIYSAPPLKLKQNGWIGNFALGASYISLPWELQRRKKVKARDALRTELLSLVKKFIGKVGKD, encoded by the exons ATGCTCAATGATTGGTATGACAGAGAGATTGATGCTATTAATGAACCTTATCGTCCGATTCCTTCTGGGGTCATATCTGAGAATGAG GTTATTACTCATATATGGGTACTGCTTTTGGGAGGACTTGGGTTAGCTGGTATACTTGATGTGTGG GCAGGGCATACATTTCCTATCATGTTTTATCTTGCTTTGGGAGGGTCTTTTATATCTTACATCTATTCGGCTCCCCCTTTAAAG CTGAAACAGAATGGATGGATTGGAAATTTCGCACTAGGAGCAAGTTATATCAGTTTACCATG GGAACTACAACGGCGCAAGAAAGTTAAAGCTCGCGATGCTCTTAGAACAGAGCTCTTGAGCTTGGTGAAGAAGTTTATTGGCAAAGTTGGAAAAGATTGA